In Populus trichocarpa isolate Nisqually-1 chromosome 16, P.trichocarpa_v4.1, whole genome shotgun sequence, a genomic segment contains:
- the LOC7472510 gene encoding uncharacterized protein LOC7472510: MEKLKCLVPESIKRMVGESSDEDLASTSSTLLHCLLNLPQFQQMIDDLADSNNSLCGKNKKVALELKQKGNESYLTAEYASALESYSQALRVAPMDAVDMDKNLVATLFLNRASLFHKIGFLTESLRDCKRAIQISPTYAKAWYRRGKANVDLGNFKDAVNDFNNAKSFELSLDGKRHIETELNIILERQKSTSRMAVQENENCFGHFDEPCQLKLSQVSTPDKGRGMASQCDIPQASLVHKEEPYALIILKSCRETHCHYCLNQLRADTVPCTSCTIPLYCSEHCQIQAGGEPFSNFQDKIGTKESHSHSHGEYKFALCSDSNPIECFPEHKHECLGVNWPAILPSDIVLAGRILVKSTSQRCSTESNALCDLGLSHSYTQITPESKLELHMYAIVLLCCLQHSFGFELPINGVSLSQTIILISQIRVNSMAIVRMKSVDDPPDQFRKLTSVGDALTSSLEQVPVGQAIYKAASLFNHSCLPNIHAYFLSRTLFIRTTEYVSTGCPLELSYGPQVGQSDCEDRLRYLADKYSFRCQCHGCSQLNLSDLVLNAFCCVNHNCAGVVLESTIINGETRELNNFPRAPEKQKFDSHLQGHKLNIVDINDVASLALKFNNSSLHIQPGFCLHCGTHRDLDASHEAINKAWSYIKRLQEAIISKDISGTTLLDASRALGILRSTLHAYNKSVAEAEDNLAQAFCLVRDFQSAREHCKESIKILQTLYDPDHIVIGYELVKLASIQLSLDDPAAVDSTNHLGLIFARYFGPHVDFIVPYQQFLKRVAHR, encoded by the exons atgGAGAAGTTGAAATGTTTAGTTCCGGAGAGTATAAAGCGGATGGTGGGAGAAAGCAGTGATGAAGATCTTGCGTCCACGTCTTCTACTCTACTTCACTGCCTCCTTAACTTGCCCCAGTTTCAACAA ATGATTGATGATTTGGCGGATTCAAATAATAGTCTCTGTGGAAAGAACAAGAAAGTCGCTTTGGAATTGAAGCAAAAAGGAAATGAATCTTATTTAACAGCAGAGTACGCCTCTGCTTTGGAATCCTATTCCCAGGCACTCCGTGTTGCTCCAATGGATGCTGTTGATATGGACAAAAATCTGGTTGCCACCTTATTTCTCAACCGGGCTTCTTTATTTCAT aaAATAGGTTTTCTTACCGAGTCTCTACGGGATTGCAAGCGCGCGATTCAAATTTCCCCAACATATGCCAAG GCATGGTATAGGAGGGGCAAAGCAAATGTTGATTTAGGAAATTTTAAAGATGCTGTCAACGACTTCAACAATGCTAAAAGTTTTGAGTTGTCATTGGATGGAAAGAGGCACATAGAAACTGAATTAAACATAATCCTAGAAAGACAGAAAAGCACAAGCAGGATGGCAGTTCAGGAGAATGAGAACTGCTTTGGACATTTTG ATGAGCCGTGCCAATTAAAACTATCACAAGTTTCAACACCAGATAAGGGAAGGGGCATGGCTTCACAATGTGACATTCCCCAAGCATCCTTGGTTCACAAGGAAGAACCTTATGCATTG ATCATATTGAAGAGTTGCCGGGAAACACACTGTCATTACTGCTTGAATCAACTACGAGCAGATACAGTCCCCTGTACGTCATGTACAATACCACTTTACTGCTCCGAACATTGCCAGATACAAGCTGGAGGAGAACCATTCAGTAATTTTCAGGACAAAATTGGAACCAAGGAAAGTCACTCCCATAGCCATGGAGAGTATAAGTTTGCTTTATGCAGTGATTCCAATCCAATTGAGTGCTTTCCTGAACACAAACATGAATGTCTAGGTGTAAACTGGCCTGCCATATTGCCATCTGATATAGTTCTGGCTGGTCGAATTCTAGTGAAATCTACCTCGCAAAGATGTTCTACCGAGTCTAATGCTCTTTGTGATCTG GGTCTCTCTCACAGCTATACACAGATTACTCCAGAAAGCAAATTGGAGCTACATATGTACGCAATTGTATTGTTATGCTGTCTGCAGCATTCTTTCGGCTTTGAACTTCCAATTAATGGAGTCTCTTTATCACAG ACTATCATCCTTATATCTCAAATCAGGGTGAACTCTATGGCAATTGTCCGAATGAAATCTGTTGATGACCCACCAGATCAGTTCAGAAAGCTTACCTCTGTTGGAGATGCTTTAACTAGTAGTTTGGAACAG GTTCCCGTGGGTCAAGCTATATATAAAGCTGCCAGTTTGTTCAACCATTCTTGCTTGCCAAAcattcatgcatattttctttCGCGTACTCTGTTTATACGAACAACAGAGTATGTGTCAACAGGTTGTCCCCTGGAGTTGTCCTACGGTCCTCAG GTTGGGCAATCGGACTGTGAAGACCGCCTTAGGTATCTGGCAGATAAGTACTCATTTCGATGCCAGTGCCATGGTTGTTCACAATTAAATCTATCTGACCTCGTTCTTAATGCCTTTTGCTGTGTTAATCATAACTGTGCCGGTGTAGTCCTGGAGAGCACCATCATAAACGGAGAAACACGCGAACTTAATAACTTTCCTAGAGCTCCTGAAAAACAGAAATTTGATTCTCACTTGCAG GGTCACAAGCTCAATATTGTAGATATAAACGATGTGGCAAGCCTTGCTCTCAAGTTTAACAATAGCTCCCTTCATATTCAACCTGGATTTTGTTTGCATTGTGGCACACATCGTGATCTGGACGCTTCGCATGAAGCCATCAACAAAGCTTGGAGTTATATCAAGAG GTTGCAGGAAGCAATCATTTCAAAAGATATCTCAGGAACCACCCTTTTAGATGCTTCAAGGGCCCTTGGTATTTTGAGATCAACCTTGCATGCATATAACAAGAGTGTTGCAGAG GCTGAGGACAATCTTGCACAAGCATTTTGTTTGGTTAGAGACTTCCAATCTGCTAGGGAACACTGTAAAGAATCAATCAAG ATACTCCAAACACTCTATGATCCTGATCACATTGTCATTGGATATGAACTGGTCAAGCTTGCAAGCATTCAGCTATCCTTGGATGACCCTGCAGCTGTGGACAGCACAAACCATCTGGGCTTGATATTTGCGCGGTATTTTGGACCGCATGTAGACTTTATTGTCCCATATCAGCAGTTCCTGAAAAGAGTAGCTCACCGGTAG
- the LOC7472509 gene encoding leucine-rich repeat receptor protein kinase HPCA1 gives MGLGGGTARLLFLLTFFTSGIHLIFSDTDPSDAAALQSLKKQWQNTPPSWGQSHDPCGAPWEGVTCSNSRITALGLSTMNLKGKLSGDIGGLTELRSLDLSFNTNLTGSLTPRFGDLLKLNILILAGCGFSGSIPDELGNLAELSFLALNSNNFSGGIPPSLGKLSKLYWLDLADNQLTGPIPISKNTTPGLDLLLNAKHFHFNKNQLSGSIPPELFSSDMVLIHVLFDGNQLEGNIPSTLGLVQTLEVLRLDRNALSGKVPKNLNNLSSLNELNLAHNKLIGPLPNLTKMDALNYVDLSNNSFYSSEAPDWFSTLPSLTTLVIEHGSLHGTLPSKVFSFPQIQQVLLRNNALNGSFNMGDSISTQLQLVDLQNNQISSVTLTADYTNTLILVGNPVCTALSDTNYCQLQQQSTKPYSTSLANCGSKMCPPEQKLSPQSCECAYPYEGTLYFRAPSFRELSNVNMFHSLEMSLWGKLGLTPGSVFLQNPFFNVDDYLQVQVALFPPTDKYFNRSEIQSIGFDLTNQTYKPPKDFGPYYFIASPYPFPDASRGSSMSTGVVVGIGIGCGLLVMSLVGVGIYAIRQKKRAEKAIGLSKPFASWAPSGKDSGGVPQLKGARWFSYEELKRCTYNFTESNEIGSGGYGKVYRGMLSDGQVVAIKRAQQGSMQGGLEFKTEIELLSRVHHKNLVGLVGFCFEQGEQMLVYEYMPNGTLRECLSGKSGIYLDWRRRLRIALGSARGLAYLHELANPPIIHRDVKSTNILLDENLTAKVADFGLSKLVSDSSKGHVSTQVKGTLGYLDPEYYMTQQLTEKSDVYSFGVVMLELIAAKQPIEKGKYIVREVRMAMDRNDEEHYGLKEIMDPGLRNMGGNLVGFGRFLEVAMQCVEESATERPTMSEVVKAIEMILQNDGVNTNSTTSASSSATDFGASRGGGPLRHPYNHDVVAAKNKVDVVDNINNNNAFDYSGGYTLSAKVEPK, from the exons ATGGGACTGGGCGGAGGCACTGCCCGGTTGCTCTTCCTTCTTACTTTCTTTACTTCAGGAATTCATCTCATTTTCTCTGACACGGACCCAAGTGATG CTGCAGCACTCCAATCCCTCAAGAAGCAATGGCAAAATACACCACCAAGTTGGGGGCAGTCTCATGATCCATGCGGAGCACCCTGGGAAGGAGTCACGTGCTCCAATTCAAGGATCACTGCATT GGGGTTATCAACCATGAACCTCAAAGGGAAGCTAAGCGGTGATATTGGAGGACTCACCGAATTGAGATCCTT GGACCTATCATTTAACACAAACCTCACAGGATCCCTCACTCCTCGGTTTGGAGATCTGCTAAAATTGAACATCCT AATCCTTGCTGGTTGTGGCTTCAGCGGTAGTATTCCAGATGAGCTGGGCAATCTTGCTGAGCTATCCTTCTT GGCTCTCAACTCAAACAACTTCTCTGGTGGAATCCCTCCTTCTCTAGGTAAACTCTCCAAACTCTACTGGCTGGACCTTGCAGACAATCAATTGACAGGACCTATCCCAATCTCCAAAAACACCACCCCAGGCTTGGACCTACTACTAAATGCTAAGCACTT CCATTTCAATAAAAACCAGCTTTCAGGTTCCATTCCACCTGAACTTTTCAGCTCTGATATGGTGCTGATACACGT ATTGTTCGATGGGAACCAACTTGAAGGAAATATTCCTTCCACATTAGGCCTAGTTCAGACTCTCGAGGTTCT TCGACTTGATAGAAATGCTTTATCTGGCAAggtcccaaaaaatttgaacaaCCTCTCGAGCCTCAATGAACT GAATCTAGCACACAATAAGCTGATAGGCCCTTtaccaaatttaacaaaaatggACGCCCTCAATTATGT GGATCTTAGCAACAATTCTTTCTATTCTTCAGAAGCTCCTGATTGGTTCTCAACCTTACCATCTCTCACCACCTT AGTTATAGAACATGGATCGCTTCATGGGACTTTGCCATCAAAAGTGTTCAGTTTTCCCCAGATACAGCAAGT gtTATTGAGGAATAATGCACTCAATGGCTCCTTCAACATGGGTGACAGCATTAGTACACAGCTTCAACTTGTTGATCTTCAGAACAATCAGATTTCCTCTGTAACACTGACGGCTGATTACACAAACACATTAAT ACTTGTAGGAAACCCGGTGTGCACTGCTCTCTCGGATACCAATTACTGTCAGCTCCAACAGCAGTCTACAAAGCCTTATTCCACTAGCCTAGCTAATTGTGGCAGTAAAATGTGTCCCCCTGAACAGAAGCTGAGCCCTCAGAGTTGCGAATGTGCCTATCCATATGAAGGGACCCTGTACTTCAGAGCACCCTCCTTCCGGGAATTGTCCAATGTGAATATGTTTCACTCACTAGAAATGTCTCTTTGGGGCAAACTGGGCCTAACTCCTGGTTCCGTTTTTCTTCAGAaccctttttttaatgttgacgACTACCTTCAGGTGCAGGTCGCACTATTTCCACCCACtgacaaatattttaataggtCTGAAATTCAGAGTATTGGATTTGACTTGACCAACCAAACCTACAAGCCTCCCAAAGATTTTGGACCCTACTATTTTATTGCCTCGCCTTATCCTTTTCCAG ATGCTTCCAGAGGAAGTTCTATGAGCACTGGTGTTGTTGTTGGGATAGGGATTGGCTGTGGCTTACTGGTTATGAGCCTTGTTGGAGTAGGGATTTATGCCATTCGTCAGAAGAAACGTGCAGAAAAAGCCATTGGATTGAGTAAACCATTTG CTTCTTGGGCTCCAAGTGGCAAAGATAGTGGCGGGGTACCTCAGTTAAAGGGAGCAAGATGGTTCTCATATGAAGAACTAAAAAGGTGCACTTACAACTTTACAGAAAGCAATGAGATAGGTTCTGGAGGCTATGGCAAG GTGTATAGAGGAATGCTTTCTGATGGCCAAGTAGTGGCAATCAAAAGAGCTCAGCAAGGATCAATGCAGGGCGGGCTCGAGTTCAAGACTGAAATTGAGTTGCTATCACGAGTTCATCACAAAAACCTTGTTGGTCttgtgggtttttgttttgaacaaGGAGAACAGATGCTAGTTTATGAATATATGCCTAATGGAACACTGCGGGAATGCTTGTCAG GGAAGTCTGGCATTTATCTTGACTGGAGAAGGAGACTTCGCATTGCTCTTGGGTCGGCTAGAGGATTAGCTTACTTACACGAGCTTGCAAATCCTCCTATAATCCACAGAGATGTCAAGTCCACCAACATTCTGTTGGATGAAAATTTAACAGCAAAGGTCGCTGACTTTGGCCTGTCAAAGCTGGTATCAGACAGCTCGAAAGGACATGTTTCAACCCAGGTTAAAGGAACCCTG GGTTATCTGGATCCTGAATATTACATGACACAACAATTAACAGAGAAGAGCGATGTGTACAGTTTTGGGGTGGTCATGCTTGAGCTGATAGCAGCTAAGCAACCTATAGAGAAAGGGAAGTACATTGTGCGGGAAGTAAGAATGGCAATGGACAGGAATGATGAAGAGCACTATGGattgaaagaaataatggatCCAGGCCTTAGAAACATGGGAGGGAATCTGGTAGGATTTGGGAGATTTTTGGAAGTGGCAATGCAGTGTGTTGAAGAGTCAGCAACAGAGCGTCCAACAATGAGTGAGGTGGTGAAGGCAATAGAAATGATATTGCAAAATGATGGGGTGAACACAAACTCAACAACATCAGCATCTTCTTCAGCAACAGACTTTGGAGCTTCAAGAGGCGGTGGTCCCCTTAGACATCCTTACAATCATGATGTTGTAGCTGCCAAGAATAAGGTGGATGTTGTcgacaatattaataataacaatgccTTTGATTATAGTGGTGGCTACACTCTCTCAGCAAAAGTTGAACCCAAGTAG